Genomic window (Candidatus Eisenbacteria bacterium):
CCTATGACGCTGATGCCTCGCACGTGCTTGTCGAATTCCGCGAGGGCGAGGTTGGCCAGACGATCACGATTCAGGACGACGGCAGCGGCATGGGGCTGGACGACCTTCAGGGCAAATGGGCCTGGCTGGCCACCGAGAACAAGATTCGAGACGAGCGTAGTCCGAAGCTGAAGCGGCGGCGCCTCGGACAGAAGGGCGTCGGTCGGTTCGCCGCGCAGAAGCTGGGCCACACGCTGCTGCTCCGGACGCGGCCCGAGGGGCAGGCGGATGTCTATCAGGTGCTCTTCGATTGGGACGAGCTGCAGGGCGACCGTGAGCTTGGCGACTACGAGTTTCCAATCAAGATCAAGGGCTCGAAGCTGTATGAGCCCGTGCACGGCTCTCGACTTGAAATCAAGCCGCTGCGGATTCGGTGGTCGAAGCCGCGATGGGTCAAGCTTCGGGCACAGCTCGCGCAGCTCATCGACCCCGAGGCAGGAGTTGCTGACTTTGCGGTGGAACTCCGCACACCTTGGCCCGAGCTGAATGGTGTCCTGCGCAACCCGCTCCAGGGAAAAGAGACGCACTCGCTGGAGTTCATGCTGGGCGCGGACGGGAGCCAGCGCATCGTGCTCACAAAGGATGGAAAGCCGAAGGTCGAGACACGGGCGGTAGACATACCGGGCTTCGGCGCGCTTGGCGGACGGCTTCGCTACTACGGCCAAGGCTTCCGCAAGGCCGAGGTCAGCCGGGGTGGTGACGCGGACGCCGACTGGAACATGGGGGTGCGGGTCTTTCGCGACGCGTGCCGCGTGAGACCGTATGGAGAGCCCGGACCCGAAGGTGACTGGCTGCAGATCTACCGCACCCGGTACACCGGCGGCAGCCGCTTCCGCCTCAAGCCGCACTACCTCGAGGGGTCGATTCACATCTCGAAAGACGCGAACCCCGCTCTGCGGGACACGACGAGCCGCGAAGGGATCGAGCTCAACGACTCCTACGCTGAGTTTGCCGAGTACGTCAGGTCCATGGTCGGCCTGCTCTCCGACTTTGTCAGGGAAGACGAGGTGCGGGAGGAGCGTTCACGCATGCAGGAGCGCTATCGCAAGGCCCTCGATCCGCTTTCCAGCGGGCTCAACAAGCTCAAGAGCGATCGCTACACCAGCGCGGTCGACCGAGCCGACCGGAATATTCGAAAGGCACTGACGGAACAAGGAGTGAAGGCTGTTCCCGTCGTCAATAACTCGCACTGGGAATGCCTGGACTGCACGGACAGCTGGAAGGCGCCTCGAGACCAGACGCCCCGAATCTGCCGCGAGTACTCAGTGGGCCGTGACGGAAAGCCCACCGGCAAGGTTGGATGCGGTAGCTCAAACATCCGGCGAAAGGAAAACACGGCTCGTGACGGCCACGACCCCGCAGGCTTACCAGGTGCGCTGGCCGACCTGCTTGCAGGCAATCCCGCATTCGTGTCAGGTACCCAGCTGAGGCCCGTCATCGACTGGGAGATGGGCGAGAACGACGAAGAGGCCGAAGTGAGGACCACCGAGCGCCAGCTCGCGATTAACGGGCGGCATCCTTTGTTCAAGGCGGCGGATTTGCTAGACGGGAACGAGACGAAGGAGGGGGAGGCGTTTGAGAACCTCCGTGCCGTCGCGGCGCTGAGCATGCACATCGTCACCTCGGCGGCTCATGCCTGGGCAAAGTGGCACTTCGAGCAAGCGGGTCGCGAGTTCGAGATCTACCTGGCCAGGCTCACGGAACTCAAAACTGCGTGCCTCGTGGGATCCG
Coding sequences:
- a CDS encoding ATP-binding protein, with amino-acid sequence MTLFDSTNDSHDGMVLRFRTGAAMPARLGAEQLKDEITAVLELVKNAYDADASHVLVEFREGEVGQTITIQDDGSGMGLDDLQGKWAWLATENKIRDERSPKLKRRRLGQKGVGRFAAQKLGHTLLLRTRPEGQADVYQVLFDWDELQGDRELGDYEFPIKIKGSKLYEPVHGSRLEIKPLRIRWSKPRWVKLRAQLAQLIDPEAGVADFAVELRTPWPELNGVLRNPLQGKETHSLEFMLGADGSQRIVLTKDGKPKVETRAVDIPGFGALGGRLRYYGQGFRKAEVSRGGDADADWNMGVRVFRDACRVRPYGEPGPEGDWLQIYRTRYTGGSRFRLKPHYLEGSIHISKDANPALRDTTSREGIELNDSYAEFAEYVRSMVGLLSDFVREDEVREERSRMQERYRKALDPLSSGLNKLKSDRYTSAVDRADRNIRKALTEQGVKAVPVVNNSHWECLDCTDSWKAPRDQTPRICREYSVGRDGKPTGKVGCGSSNIRRKENTARDGHDPAGLPGALADLLAGNPAFVSGTQLRPVIDWEMGENDEEAEVRTTERQLAINGRHPLFKAADLLDGNETKEGEAFENLRAVAALSMHIVTSAAHAWAKWHFEQAGREFEIYLARLTELKTACLVGSAAQQVRDE